From the Solea senegalensis isolate Sse05_10M linkage group LG16, IFAPA_SoseM_1, whole genome shotgun sequence genome, one window contains:
- the LOC122782802 gene encoding fibrous sheath CABYR-binding protein-like — MALASDKLYNGYLRRKMPAIVSKVKVKEVMVYLPCLTAHDRENIEAKRETYGNFDAMVLLLDCLKRRENWPEQFIEALESCEHPTIAADIQAEYDTLRGVDNPSPSSPSTTVTRAHVHPAPPAGHLSGPESPGAAVAPPAEASDPPEPAAQTSLPLEVPMLPQSPSEQQPNIPEVVSPPKPVPEPPQPSETEVAAVPSTPPPSPETPLTPADSAHKGEEVIAHQEPEENSESYFMDVPVEVNLMPEMTPPGVGLVETYSPLHPDPLKTTGTTEIKQPESPPQVNSDVTDGSSFPTLTPEKPPVQDTMPPVDKVSAPEPEETSEPPTIQDIENSTETETEAPPSPQLHDGGIDASITDDNSLCLSKPDVLISVPPPPSHNGPTLPAYNPPVEPYSGDSARGEISDPAPESVCSLSVPACSTDTSTTKDADSGLPCQENSIALNQQEPADNHLESTCQSLETMDVQEHVVHLSENVSILDGDSPNSAQAINSIISSEADRTITPSPLSPFTTITAGTESSLNAHPSPEPSPEPAPSENKPEPPTLPPAEKERHACRSNIKYTVAAAGMAALALVMAWKFKKGTFLKG, encoded by the exons ATGGCGTTGGCCAGTGACAAACTGTACAACGGATACCTGCGGCGGAAAATGCCAGCCATTGTATCCAAGGTGAAAGTGAAGGAAGTAATGGTCTACCTGCCTTGCCTCACCGCTCACGACAGG GAAAATATAGAGGCAAAAAGAGAGACATATGGGAACTTTGACGCCATGGTGCTTCTCCTGGACTGTCTGAAGAGGAGGGAGAATTGGCCAGAGCAGTTTATTGAAGCTCTGGAGTCGTGTGAACACCCAACTATTGCAGCTGACATCCAAGCAGAATATGACACTCTGAGAGGAGTTGACA ATCCCAGTCCCAGCTCCCCTTCCACCACTGTCACAAGAGCACACGTCCATCCAGCACCACCGGCCGGTCATCTGTCCGGTCCAGAGAGCCCtggtgctgctgttgctccACCAGCTGAAGCATCAGACCCTCCAGAGCCAGCTGCGCAGACCTCACTTCCTCTGGAAGTCCCCATGCTTCCACAGAGCCCATCAGAGCAGCAGCCCAACATACCCGAGGTTGTTTCTCCACCCAAGCCTGTCCCTGAGCCTCCACAGCCAAGTGAAACTGAAGTGGCAGCCGTTCCATCAACACCTCCTCCGTCCCCAGAGACCCCACTCACTCCAGCTGACAGTGCACACAAAGGGGAGGAGGTCATTGCTCACCAGGAGCCAGAGGAAAACTCTGAGTCATACTTCATGGATGTCCCTGTGGAGGTAAACCTGATGCCAGAGATGACGCCTCCTGGGGTTGGACTGGTTGAAACATACTCTCCATTGCACCCTGATCCTCTTAAAACAACAGGGACCACAGAGATCAAACAGCCTGAGAGTCCACCTCAGGTAAACTCAGACGTAACTGATGGATCCTCTTTCCCCACACTGACCCCAGAGAAGCCTCCGGTACAGGACACCATGCCTCCTGTGGACAAAGTATCTGCTCCGGAGCCTGAAGAGACATCTGAGCCTCCTACTATACAG GACATTGAAAACAGCACGGAGACAGAAACGGAAGCCCCACCTTCTCCTCAGCTTCATGACGGTGGGATAGACGCCTCCATCACAGATGACAACTCATTGTGTCTGAGCAAGCCTGATGTTCTGATCAGCGTTCCACCACCACCCAGTCACAACGGTCCCACTCTGCCTGCATACAACCCACCAGTGGAGCCCTACTCGGGTGACAGTGCGCGTGGGGAAATAAGCGATCCTGCACCAGAGTCGGTTTGCTCCCTCTCTGTTCCTGCATGCTCTACTGACACCTCCACCACCAAGGACGCAGACTCTGGACTGCCATGCCAGGAGAACAGCATTGCGCTAAACCAACAGGAACCAGCAGACAACCACCTGGAGTCTACCTGTCAGAGTTTGGAAACGATGGACGTGCAGGAGCATGTGGTGCACTTATCCGAGAATGTGTCCATCCTGGATGGAGACAGTCCAAATTCAGCACAAGCCATCAACTCAATCATCAGCAGTGAAGCAGACAGAACAATCACTCCTTCCCCACTGTCCCCCTTCACCACTATCACTGCTGGTACTGAGTCAAGTTTAAATGCCCACCCTTCACCTGAGCCTTCACCTGAGCCTGCACCGTCTGAGAATAAACCGGAGCCACcaacactgccacctgcagagaaagagaggcacGCCTGCCGATCAAATATAAAGTACACTGTGGCGGCTGCAGGAATGGCTGCCTTGGCTCTGGTGATGGCCTGGAAGTTTAAGAAGGGGACTTTTTTAAAAGGATGA